The following proteins are encoded in a genomic region of Paenibacillus sp. FSL R7-0273:
- a CDS encoding carbohydrate ABC transporter permease has product MTRNKLISGLKPVLFTLPAMIPFVLFWLAPLIYVLYLSFTEWDFMSPTKTFVGLQNYIDLFGNPAFYKALRVTVLFCIGSVLPVIALGLGLALLMNRKLKGSGLYQALLFSPWVTPTVAVSIVWSWIYEPEVGLANTVLDFLGLEPIGWLQDPKWALAGVLLVTVWKSAGWAMIFYLVALRNVPSDLLEAGELDGASAVQKFVRITLPMISPTTLFLFVVQMVQALQAYDQINVLTQGGPSGSTRTLLYLYYQSAFESFQIGEASSVAVVLVFICMLLSVLSLSISRRTTHYQ; this is encoded by the coding sequence ATGACACGAAATAAGTTAATAAGCGGTTTAAAGCCCGTGCTCTTTACGCTGCCGGCGATGATACCCTTTGTGCTGTTCTGGCTGGCACCGCTGATTTATGTGCTCTATCTCAGCTTTACAGAATGGGATTTCATGAGCCCAACCAAAACCTTTGTCGGACTGCAGAATTATATCGACCTCTTTGGCAATCCGGCTTTTTACAAGGCATTGCGGGTCACTGTGCTGTTCTGCATCGGCAGCGTGCTGCCGGTTATCGCCCTCGGCCTGGGGCTGGCTCTGCTGATGAACCGCAAGCTGAAGGGCTCCGGCCTCTATCAGGCGCTGCTCTTCTCGCCTTGGGTTACGCCGACTGTCGCTGTATCGATCGTCTGGTCCTGGATCTACGAGCCTGAAGTCGGACTGGCCAATACGGTGCTGGATTTTCTCGGCCTTGAACCAATCGGCTGGCTGCAGGACCCCAAGTGGGCACTCGCCGGCGTGCTGCTCGTAACGGTCTGGAAATCGGCGGGCTGGGCGATGATCTTCTATCTCGTAGCTCTGCGGAATGTTCCTTCCGATCTGCTGGAAGCAGGCGAGCTTGACGGAGCCAGCGCTGTGCAAAAGTTTGTCCGGATTACGCTGCCGATGATCTCGCCGACCACGCTGTTTCTGTTCGTGGTGCAGATGGTTCAGGCGCTGCAGGCCTACGATCAGATTAACGTGCTGACACAAGGCGGTCCGTCCGGTTCAACCCGTACGCTGCTGTATTTGTATTACCAGTCTGCCTTTGAATCCTTCCAGATCGGCGAGGCTTCCAGTGTGGCTGTAGTACTGGTATTCATCTGTATGCTGCTGTCGGTGCTGTCGCTCAGCATCAGCAGACGGACGACGCACTATCAATAA
- a CDS encoding carbohydrate ABC transporter permease — translation MLSRLGGPARHAFFAVLALLMAFPFYWMVTSALKTNDEIWASPPTLWPADPLWGNFAEAWNEAPFARYMGNSILVAGSIVILQVFNSGMMAYALTHMKFRLKGIFAGVILFGYMVPATAVYLPSYLVLSELNLLNSYGGLILSNCVSVFAIFLIRQAFLQVSHELVEAGEVDGASHMRILWTVLVPVTRSSFAVMALITFIDHYNNYFWPMLITKDPALQLVSAGLRSFFVEGGAYGLKWPLIMAASAFTIAPLLLVFVLAQKTIMQSVNMTAGSSKG, via the coding sequence ATGCTCTCACGGCTGGGCGGACCGGCCCGCCATGCTTTTTTCGCCGTACTGGCGCTGCTGATGGCCTTCCCGTTCTACTGGATGGTCACCAGCGCCCTCAAAACCAATGATGAAATCTGGGCCTCCCCGCCAACGCTCTGGCCTGCGGACCCGCTGTGGGGGAATTTCGCCGAAGCCTGGAATGAGGCGCCGTTCGCCAGATATATGGGTAACAGCATTCTGGTCGCCGGAAGCATTGTCATCCTGCAGGTTTTTAATTCCGGCATGATGGCCTATGCGCTGACTCATATGAAATTCCGCCTGAAGGGTATTTTTGCCGGAGTTATCCTTTTCGGCTATATGGTGCCTGCTACGGCAGTCTACCTGCCCAGCTATCTCGTGCTGTCCGAGCTGAATTTGCTCAACAGCTACGGCGGCCTGATTCTCTCCAACTGTGTCAGCGTCTTTGCGATCTTCCTGATCCGGCAGGCCTTCCTGCAGGTATCCCACGAGCTGGTCGAGGCCGGCGAGGTGGACGGGGCATCGCATATGCGGATTCTGTGGACGGTGCTGGTGCCGGTGACCCGGTCCTCTTTTGCCGTAATGGCACTCATCACCTTCATTGATCATTACAACAACTATTTCTGGCCGATGCTGATCACCAAGGACCCTGCCCTGCAGCTGGTCTCAGCCGGACTGCGCAGCTTCTTCGTGGAAGGAGGTGCTTACGGATTGAAATGGCCGCTAATCATGGCCGCCAGTGCCTTCACCATCGCCCCCCTGCTGCTTGTTTTTGTGCTGGCACAGAAAACGATTATGCAAAGTGTCAATATGACTGCAGGCTCCAGTAAAGGATAA
- a CDS encoding helix-turn-helix domain-containing protein, with product MIKVGRNIARLRGQAGITQMGLADKLGISYQAVSNWERGNSMPDIAKLPELAEIFGVSIEEILDEGKATTLISSLLENKSGEYLQQHEVSAEDISGIAPLLKMEQVDEVFEQVKDKVSLSGLVPLAPFLSEEVLDECARKAMEGGSLSDLVPLAPFLSEGALDECALKAMHEGQLSDLVPLAPFLSGEALNKCARKVISSGKLSDLTPLLPFLDSYTADQIALQMLDE from the coding sequence ATGATCAAGGTAGGGCGTAACATTGCAAGGCTGAGAGGGCAGGCGGGGATCACACAGATGGGACTGGCGGACAAGCTGGGCATCAGCTATCAGGCGGTCAGCAACTGGGAGCGCGGCAACAGCATGCCGGATATTGCGAAGCTGCCGGAGCTGGCGGAGATTTTTGGAGTAAGCATTGAAGAAATTCTCGATGAGGGAAAAGCGACAACGCTCATATCCAGCCTGCTGGAAAACAAGTCGGGGGAGTACCTGCAGCAGCATGAGGTTTCCGCTGAGGATATTTCCGGCATTGCACCGCTGCTTAAAATGGAGCAGGTGGATGAGGTTTTTGAACAAGTAAAGGACAAGGTATCTCTCAGCGGGTTAGTGCCGCTGGCCCCGTTCCTGAGTGAAGAGGTGCTGGACGAGTGTGCCCGGAAGGCAATGGAGGGAGGAAGTCTTAGTGATCTCGTACCGCTGGCGCCTTTCCTGAGTGAAGGGGCTCTTGATGAATGTGCACTCAAGGCGATGCATGAAGGGCAGCTCAGTGATCTGGTGCCGCTCGCTCCGTTCCTGAGCGGAGAGGCCTTGAATAAGTGCGCCCGGAAAGTGATCAGCAGCGGGAAACTGAGCGACTTGACTCCGTTGCTCCCTTTTCTTGATAGCTACACCGCCGATCAAATCGCATTGCAGATGCTGGACGAATGA
- a CDS encoding metallophosphoesterase family protein: METKLTGGEMPLLTFQIITDTHVTADPAHEYNRNFERALQDLAVHARGSSGIMHIGDITDHGFPEEYAEVQRILGQYRTVLPEIRYTLGNHDVGIGHWQPQLAEARLGDWESRLGMYTSRMGPPGPYHDHWIGGYHFIFLGTEEGLPIFCSLSAEQLQWLELKLGERPDGGPAAADQPVFLFLHQPLMNTVAGSLEEQEWYGVTQDKELRAILDKYPQTLLFTGHTHWELEAEHTMFPGNGETATMFNAASVAYLWNNEDVHLDGSQGYYVEVYSDKVVVRGRDFTSGTWIESACFEAPVLLKTHK, from the coding sequence ATGGAGACCAAGTTAACAGGCGGGGAAATGCCGCTGCTCACCTTTCAGATAATTACCGACACCCATGTCACCGCAGACCCTGCCCATGAGTATAACCGGAACTTTGAGCGTGCCCTGCAGGATCTGGCCGTCCATGCCCGGGGCAGCAGCGGGATCATGCATATCGGCGATATTACCGACCACGGCTTCCCGGAGGAATATGCCGAGGTTCAGCGGATTCTCGGCCAATACCGGACGGTCCTGCCGGAAATCCGTTATACGCTGGGCAATCACGATGTCGGCATCGGCCACTGGCAGCCGCAATTGGCGGAGGCCCGGCTGGGCGACTGGGAGTCACGTCTCGGAATGTATACCTCCCGCATGGGCCCGCCGGGTCCTTATCATGACCATTGGATCGGCGGATATCATTTTATTTTCCTGGGAACCGAAGAGGGATTACCGATCTTCTGCAGCCTGTCGGCTGAACAGCTCCAGTGGCTGGAGCTGAAGCTCGGCGAGCGGCCTGACGGCGGACCGGCTGCAGCGGATCAGCCCGTTTTTCTCTTCCTGCATCAGCCGCTGATGAATACTGTCGCCGGCTCTCTTGAAGAACAGGAATGGTACGGAGTTACGCAAGACAAGGAGCTGCGTGCGATTCTGGACAAATACCCGCAGACTCTGCTGTTCACCGGCCATACCCACTGGGAGCTGGAAGCGGAGCATACGATGTTCCCGGGTAACGGGGAGACGGCCACGATGTTCAACGCAGCCTCGGTTGCGTATCTGTGGAACAATGAGGATGTTCACCTGGACGGCAGCCAGGGGTATTATGTTGAAGTGTACAGCGATAAGGTGGTGGTGCGCGGGCGCGATTTTACCAGTGGAACGTGGATTGAATCAGCATGCTTCGAGGCTCCTGTGCTGCTTAAAACGCATAAGTAA
- a CDS encoding HAD family hydrolase yields MPELITPQGNYSISAILFDKDGTLLDFVSLWGSWSECLLTHFSRQLKLRGLPFPDPCLNNLLGTVHNGEGRITGYDRNGPLAMGTMNDLYAILAWQGYLLGLSWAASMELVEACRREADAMLEHSRPVLPLPGLLRFLEECAAGGVKMAVVTADETEAAEKHLRWLGIRHYFSAVIGTDQVERGKPFPDMALLACRQLGVQPSAAAVIGDTNGDMRMAKSAGAAVAVSIAPDAGAAVPGEPSAEALLDHLLPDADIIVQSYKDLAFK; encoded by the coding sequence GTGCCTGAGCTGATCACCCCGCAGGGAAATTACAGCATATCCGCCATCCTGTTCGACAAGGACGGTACCCTGCTCGACTTTGTCTCTCTTTGGGGAAGCTGGAGCGAATGCCTGCTTACGCATTTTTCCCGGCAGCTGAAGCTGCGCGGCCTTCCCTTTCCCGATCCCTGCCTGAACAATCTGCTGGGGACAGTCCATAACGGTGAGGGCCGGATTACCGGCTATGACCGCAACGGTCCGCTTGCGATGGGCACGATGAATGACCTGTATGCGATTCTCGCCTGGCAGGGCTATCTGCTTGGCCTCTCCTGGGCGGCGTCGATGGAGCTGGTGGAGGCCTGCCGCCGGGAGGCAGACGCCATGCTGGAGCACAGCCGCCCCGTCCTTCCGCTGCCCGGCCTGCTCCGCTTCCTGGAAGAATGCGCTGCCGGAGGCGTAAAGATGGCCGTGGTGACGGCAGACGAAACCGAAGCCGCGGAGAAGCATCTCCGCTGGCTCGGCATCCGTCATTATTTCTCGGCTGTGATCGGCACCGATCAGGTCGAGCGCGGCAAGCCGTTCCCGGATATGGCTCTGCTGGCCTGCAGACAGCTCGGGGTGCAGCCTTCCGCCGCTGCTGTAATCGGCGATACGAACGGCGATATGCGCATGGCCAAATCGGCAGGCGCGGCGGTTGCCGTTTCCATTGCACCGGATGCCGGGGCTGCTGTGCCGGGGGAGCCTTCAGCTGAAGCGCTGCTTGATCATTTGCTGCCTGATGCTGATATCATTGTACAGTCTTATAAGGATCTGGCTTTTAAATAA
- a CDS encoding GbsR/MarR family transcriptional regulator has translation MKQAAFGEDNRQLSPREQLLRKVIDAIAQTMDLYGANYSFGQLYGIMFFEDKPMTLEEMKQVMNMSKSNMSYGVRSLMSSQMVTKLEEKRERRDLYVAETDFFQAFRNFFTLKLQREIDVMQEAMGAVIPQLEMLAQAGDTPEEERLSCSRDLEKLRHAAEYYRWLQQFVDGLKNGEMFGGPGAEQR, from the coding sequence ATGAAGCAGGCCGCATTTGGTGAAGACAACAGGCAGCTATCTCCACGGGAGCAGCTGCTGCGCAAGGTTATTGATGCAATCGCGCAGACGATGGATTTGTACGGGGCCAATTATTCCTTTGGACAGCTGTACGGGATTATGTTCTTTGAGGACAAGCCGATGACGCTGGAGGAAATGAAGCAGGTGATGAATATGAGTAAAAGCAATATGAGCTACGGCGTCCGCTCCCTGATGTCCTCACAGATGGTGACCAAGCTTGAGGAGAAACGGGAGCGGAGGGACCTGTATGTGGCGGAGACGGATTTTTTCCAGGCGTTCCGGAACTTCTTCACGCTGAAGCTTCAGCGGGAAATTGATGTGATGCAGGAAGCGATGGGGGCGGTGATTCCGCAGCTGGAGATGCTGGCGCAGGCGGGGGATACGCCTGAAGAGGAGCGGCTGTCCTGCAGCCGGGACCTGGAGAAGCTGCGTCATGCGGCGGAGTATTACCGCTGGCTGCAGCAGTTTGTCGACGGCCTGAAGAACGGGGAGATGTTCGGCGGGCCGGGTGCGGAGCAGCGTTGA
- a CDS encoding NADH:flavin oxidoreductase: MRNEQQTQALEALFEPYKVRQLTIPNRIVMSPMARAFSPHGVPGEDVAAYYSRRAQNEVGLVITEGAVIGHPAAASESRLPDLSGEAALAGWSSVVRQVHEAGGTIFPQLVHMGMIRPEGTGPHPQAKSLGPSGLDLEGNYAGEPMTEQEIAEVIQAYADAAANARRTGFDGIELHGAHGFLIDQFFWAKTNRRTDRYGGNYLQRTTFAAEAVRAVRAAVGPDYPVSMRLSQWKMADYTAKLWDTPEQLEQFLSVLVEAGVDIFHVSTRRFNEPGFAGSELSLAGWVKKLSGKTTIAVGSVGMADDGETGVPGYRELMSRLKQQEFDLVAVGRALLGDPEWAKKVHEGRLDDIKPFTPEAAAVLY; the protein is encoded by the coding sequence TTGAGAAATGAGCAGCAGACACAAGCACTGGAGGCCTTGTTTGAGCCGTATAAGGTCCGGCAATTGACCATACCCAACCGGATTGTCATGTCACCCATGGCACGGGCCTTTTCCCCGCACGGTGTGCCGGGAGAGGACGTGGCCGCATACTATAGCCGCCGCGCGCAGAATGAAGTCGGACTTGTGATTACAGAGGGGGCGGTCATCGGCCATCCGGCAGCAGCAAGTGAATCCAGATTGCCGGATCTGTCCGGTGAGGCGGCTTTGGCAGGCTGGAGCAGCGTGGTGCGGCAGGTGCATGAAGCAGGGGGCACTATTTTCCCGCAGCTGGTGCATATGGGGATGATCCGTCCCGAAGGCACCGGGCCTCATCCGCAGGCAAAGTCACTGGGTCCCTCAGGGCTGGACCTTGAAGGCAACTATGCGGGCGAGCCGATGACTGAACAGGAGATTGCTGAAGTCATTCAGGCTTATGCGGACGCAGCGGCGAATGCCCGGCGGACCGGCTTTGACGGAATCGAGCTTCACGGGGCACACGGTTTTCTGATCGATCAGTTCTTCTGGGCAAAAACAAACCGGCGCACGGACCGTTACGGCGGCAATTATCTGCAGCGTACCACCTTTGCGGCGGAAGCTGTGCGGGCTGTACGTGCTGCGGTCGGGCCGGATTATCCGGTTTCGATGCGGCTGTCCCAGTGGAAAATGGCGGATTATACAGCGAAGCTGTGGGATACACCGGAACAGCTGGAGCAGTTCCTGAGCGTATTGGTTGAAGCGGGAGTGGATATTTTCCACGTCTCAACCCGCCGCTTTAATGAGCCGGGATTTGCCGGATCTGAGCTCAGCCTCGCCGGCTGGGTGAAGAAGCTCAGCGGCAAGACCACGATTGCTGTCGGCTCCGTCGGTATGGCAGATGACGGGGAGACCGGCGTACCCGGTTACCGGGAGCTAATGAGCCGGCTGAAGCAGCAGGAATTTGATCTGGTGGCCGTAGGCCGTGCGCTGCTCGGTGATCCGGAATGGGCGAAGAAGGTGCATGAAGGCAGACTGGATGACATTAAGCCGTTTACACCGGAAGCAGCGGCTGTTTTGTATTAA
- a CDS encoding ABC transporter substrate-binding protein: MNVSLKRLSALSVIAGMTVLTACGANGAANQVTEASGASSAPSAAAPAAQSEPVTIEFWYGLGGKLGENMEALIQKFNASQQEVIVKGIVQADYTETQQKLQAAIATGTVPAAVLSSNVDWARKGYFAELDQLIAAQPDFNPDDFVQTFLNQGKVDGKQYFLPMYGTTQVMYYRQDAFEKSGIDASQIKTWEDLASAAEKMTVKEGGKTSVYGWEPMWGSGNMIDAVLSKGGSILSEDGKTVTIDSAEWTETWDLFRKWIHEDQIMRIHSGGQGWEYWYKTIDDVMKGQAAGYTGSSGDQGDLDFSIVAAMEQPGWAGAGEGKPVAEAIQAGIPAKASDEEKQAALKWLAYFTNSENTAFWSINTGYIAVRQSALDDPAFISFSETNPQIKIPLQQASHASAPFQDPTGGKINDALKIAADKVQIENIPAAEALKEAQATAQAALDKVK; encoded by the coding sequence ATGAACGTATCGTTGAAAAGATTGTCGGCACTGTCCGTGATTGCCGGAATGACTGTCCTTACCGCCTGCGGCGCAAACGGCGCCGCCAATCAGGTTACAGAGGCAAGCGGCGCATCGTCAGCTCCCTCCGCAGCAGCCCCTGCTGCACAAAGTGAACCGGTAACCATTGAATTCTGGTATGGCCTCGGCGGCAAGCTCGGCGAAAATATGGAAGCACTCATTCAAAAATTCAACGCCTCCCAGCAGGAGGTTATCGTTAAAGGCATCGTGCAGGCAGATTATACCGAAACCCAGCAGAAGCTTCAGGCGGCGATCGCTACCGGAACGGTTCCTGCAGCCGTGCTGTCCTCCAATGTGGACTGGGCGCGCAAGGGATATTTCGCCGAATTGGATCAGCTGATTGCGGCACAGCCCGATTTCAACCCGGATGACTTCGTGCAGACCTTCCTGAACCAGGGCAAGGTTGACGGTAAGCAGTACTTCCTGCCGATGTACGGCACAACGCAGGTGATGTATTACCGTCAGGATGCTTTTGAGAAGAGCGGCATTGATGCCAGCCAGATCAAGACCTGGGAGGATCTCGCGTCCGCAGCTGAGAAAATGACGGTTAAAGAAGGCGGCAAAACAAGCGTTTACGGCTGGGAGCCGATGTGGGGCTCCGGCAATATGATCGATGCGGTGCTGAGCAAAGGCGGCAGCATTCTAAGTGAGGACGGCAAGACCGTTACCATTGATTCAGCGGAGTGGACCGAAACGTGGGATCTGTTCCGCAAATGGATTCATGAAGACCAGATCATGCGCATTCATTCGGGGGGCCAGGGCTGGGAGTACTGGTATAAAACGATTGATGACGTAATGAAAGGCCAGGCTGCCGGCTATACCGGCTCCAGCGGTGACCAGGGCGATCTGGACTTCAGCATCGTAGCGGCAATGGAACAGCCGGGCTGGGCCGGAGCCGGCGAAGGCAAGCCGGTAGCCGAAGCCATTCAGGCCGGTATTCCTGCCAAGGCAAGTGATGAAGAGAAGCAGGCTGCGCTGAAATGGCTGGCTTACTTTACAAATTCGGAGAATACTGCCTTCTGGTCGATCAACACCGGATACATTGCGGTCCGCCAGTCTGCCCTGGATGATCCTGCATTCATCTCGTTCAGCGAGACTAACCCGCAGATCAAAATCCCGCTGCAGCAGGCCTCCCATGCCTCCGCTCCGTTCCAGGACCCTACGGGCGGCAAAATTAATGATGCACTGAAAATCGCTGCGGACAAGGTGCAGATCGAGAACATCCCGGCTGCCGAAGCGCTTAAAGAAGCACAAGCAACTGCACAGGCGGCGCTGGATAAGGTGAAATAA